The Vigna radiata var. radiata cultivar VC1973A chromosome 6, Vradiata_ver6, whole genome shotgun sequence DNA segment ACTTACAGCTATGACAGTGTTCATACGATTCATTACAGCTATGACGTTGTTCATATGATTCATCATGGCTGAGTAGTGGTACTTTTTGCTAGAATGATTGTTGTTAAtgcggttttttttttttttcttttccgcTGTTGTAAAATACtgttatgatgtttgagaaCTCGAGAACTTGAACAACAATTTCTCCATCACAATTTCAACTTTCTTGTTTGTAGTGATTTTATATTCGTTTGTGGGAATTATTTAGTAATTCTATAATTTGAGATggaattatattaataaatgcGAAAAGTAATATggtgttaattaataattacgGTTAATTATGAATCCCATTTTCCAATATTCTTCCAACACAATAACGTTATCAATTGGGCAACTTGactattaatataaattcaaaatctcttctctgAACCTAGCTACTTCCCACCGCTCACGTTAAAATCTGTATCTTAGATACAGCTTCATCAACCGGTTGCAATAAACCTTAATAATGTTGTAGAATCAAACTCTTAATATTATGAGAAAAAATCACCACAGGATGCTGCCTTGTATTACTTAACAATAATACAAGAAATTAACCTAAGGAATTTGATCAATTCGTGGCAAAACACGTGAATTGTGTATACGATCCAATATAATACAAGATCTGTGAGACTAACGAGAATGGAGTAACTCAACTAGCAACTAATTGACGAAAGTGGAACTTCTAAAAACCgtaaagaaatcaaaattcCAGCGTCACCAAAACCAGATATTGCGGCTATCGACGGCCTTAACTGAAGTAGATACCAAGGGCATCCGCCCATACACGGTAGCAAATCTGTTGACGCACTCTGTTCTTCTTTCACTGTGACCTCCCAAACTACTGATTCCAGTCGATCCAATCTCAAATATTTTACCTgttacaaaaattaacaaatcgATCAAACTAATATTTGTATATGTCAAAACTGTCGTTTAAACATAATGAGTGcattttccaattttatattaacCGTAATGAACTTCACAGCACAAAACCAATTATTAGCATCAAACTTTACAATCAGCTACTAAAGACTGTGCCTATTATTAACCCCGTAAACAGCAGTGTACTGGCCAGTGGCTtgataataatacaaaatatgtcACAAAACACAAGCACCATCACGAGTTTAAGTGTCAAACGAAGAATGAATCGTCAAACTGTTTCAGTGATCACCGAGGGAAATTAAATATCTAAGCTTGCACCGCTTAATTTCGCTGATATAGAAGGCCCTAAAATTCCATACTTGAACTTCTCGGTTCCATACTGAAATAATAAATGTTCTAATAAGTTGGAGATAGTTTCCATCTCAATTCTAGCTGGGCTAACCTTGCTGTATTTAGATGCAGTATGCATTGTACACTGTAAATCCACTGTCTACCATATAACTCGCACAGGGACAAGCGACACGGAGTAAAGGACTAatttcacaaaaagaaaaaagacttAAATACGGCTGTTCTCTTTTGCTAATGATATACCTCTTTATGTATGCTATCAAGATATCAGTTACCATCATATGCaagaaagagaggaaagagGAAATACCTCTAAATCAACACAGAACACTAGTAGTAGTTCTAGCATCAATAAGTAGCAAAATGCCAAAAAACTCTTTTCTTGTGCAATTTTGGCAGAATAAAGATATGCGCGCATCATTTATTGGCTCCCCATCCTCAACTTAATCACACAAATGTCAGAAAGGGGATGAATCCCTATACAACGGAAGTTCGTCACTAAAAGGACCATTTGCGGGAAAACAAGGGCACTATGCACTTTGAGCTAGTTATCGAACTTTTGAATTAAGCaaccaaaatagaaaaataataatccaTGTGATTCCTATGCAATGGTTATAGAATGTAGAGTAGTTTAGTTCTTAAGTGTCTTCATCagtacaagaagaagaaaaaaaactcaaaatcaaacaatttgTTTGATATGAATCAATTACCTTTAACCCAGACGGGAGGTGCACCAGTAGCATTTGCAACAAGAAAAGACATTGCAATATCTTCACAATTCCtggtaaataaattcaattattgaGTAAAGAATTAAGAAAAGGTGGAACCAAGGTTGAGAGATTGAAATCTGATTAAAAAGGTGACGAATAATTATTTATCCAGGGAAAAACCTGTTCTTGGTTACATATTCTCTAATTGATGATGGCATCTCGTTTGTATAAATGTTGAAATACTTTTTGTGAAAGAACGCTGCCTTGGAGAGCACCATGCTATATGTACCCGTCCACCACACAGACCACCATCCACCATAGCTAAATTTGTTGTCATCATCTTTCTGCGAGCAAATGGAATAACTTGAAACATTACCCTgagaatttttttcatatttttccagTCACGGCACTGAAGTCGTGACTAGAATCTTGCAGGTTTAAGGATCAAACATTACGGCAATCAATAAGGTTCACTTCAATTTTAAAGATGCATCAAACAAAGACTATAAGGATGGATAAAGATTAATAGACGAAATTCCTTCTTACATGACAGAAACTGAGCTTTCTTTCCGTTTAAATTAGATACTCATGAAGACAAATATAACAGGCctcaaaagttcaaaataaaaatccctatttgaaagtaaattacACAAGATATCCAAAATGTGTTCTTTTTGCTGTTTCAATGTCAGTGGGATGTCCCTCTCAAAATTGAAATGGATCTTCacactctaaaccctaaaccatattTTCACCAAGGTGTGCCTTCTATATTTTGCAAAACAgcattttggaaaataaatgtTACGAGTAATCAATGCAGTTAAGCATGAAAGTTAAAATACAAATTGTTGACTTGCTCCACGCCTCCATTCAAAATTAGTCATACACCTCCTCTCATGTTTGAGCACCAAAAGCAAAGGCCAAAAACATATTATGCGGGCAAAATTAACAGGGATAGTGAACAATGATtcgataaaaagaaaagaaaatcataccAATGAATCCATCCAATGGACACGAGGTACAAATCCAACCATCGTATCAGGCGCACTTTGCCAAACGTCAAATGCAAACTCCACTGAAGAGCAAGGAAATATGACATCGTCATCAATAGAAAAGACAGCATCTGTCTCCAAatcctttatttctttaaatctATTGTTCAAGCTGTCTTCCTTGTTGATGTCAAACCTCAATTTCACTTGTCGTCCATCTTTAGGCTTGGACTTTACAACGTGGTgcagaaattttaaaagaatatccGA contains these protein-coding regions:
- the LOC106765199 gene encoding glycosyltransferase family 64 protein C4, whose translation is MRGSCCGWNRRTEQRFRLLAISTVKSVKIKLLLCCCVALTLLAFSTSASSFVVWNNQTPLPPRSSDSRRGYSIVMNTWKRYDLLKQSIKHYSSCPRLESVHIVWSEPNPPSDILLKFLHHVVKSKPKDGRQVKLRFDINKEDSLNNRFKEIKDLETDAVFSIDDDVIFPCSSVEFAFDVWQSAPDTMVGFVPRVHWMDSLKDDDNKFSYGGWWSVWWTGTYSMVLSKAAFFHKKYFNIYTNEMPSSIREYVTKNRNCEDIAMSFLVANATGAPPVWVKGKIFEIGSTGISSLGGHSERRTECVNRFATVYGRMPLVSTSVKAVDSRNIWFW